The DNA region ATCGCGGCCGCCCGTTCCCGCCTGCCCGAAGTCGATTTTTCCCTGAAGGAGATGGTGTCCGGCGACCAGTTCGAGGCGCTCACCACAGGCCAGATCGATGCCGGCCTGCTGCGCCCGCCGATCGCGCGGCCGGAATTCGCCAGCCGGCGCGTTGTGGCCGAGCCGCTGCTCGCCGCGATCCCGAAGAAGCATCCGCTGGCTGCGGCCGAGACCGTCAGCATCAAGGATTTCGACGACCAGCCCTTCGTGATGTATTCGCCCTATGAGGCGCGCTACTTCCACGATCTGCTGGTGTCGCTGTTCACGCGCGCCGACGTGCTGCCGCGCTATATGCAGCATCTCAGCCAGATCCACTCGATCCTCGCGATGGTGCGCGCCGGGCTCGGCATCGCGATCGTGCCGGAGGCCGCCGCCAGCCTGAAGATCGCGGACGTCAAGTTGAAGCCACTGAAGCTGCGCACGCCGGTGCCGGTCGAGCTGTTCATGGTGTGGCGGCGCGATCACGAGAACCAGTTGCTGCCGTCCTTGATCGAGATCGCAACCGAAATCGCCGCGCCGCATCTGCGCGGCGATTGATGCAGATTGTGCATCGCTCGATACCGCGTTTGGCTTGGACGCGCATCGAAGCATTCCCTAAGAATTCGGCCATGGACGCGCGCTGCTCGCGCATCCCTGATCCCAACATCATTCAAGGAGTGGCGCCATGAGCAAGATGACCCCTCAGGAAATGGCCGCGAGAATCGGTGGCGGCCTCCTGTCGTTTCCCGTGACCCCGTTCAAGCCGGACTATTCGTTCGACGAGGTGACCTATCGCGCCAACATGGACTGGCTGTGCGGCTATGACGTCGCCGGCCTGTTCGCCGCCGGGGGCACCGGCGAGTTCTTCTCGCTGACGCCGTCTGAAGTTCCGCACGTCGTGAAGATCGCGGTCGAAGAGACCAAGGGCCGCGTTCCCGTGCTGGCCGGCACCGGCTACGGCACCGCAATCGCGCGCGAGATCGCGGTTGGCGCCGAAAAGGCCGGCGCCGATGGCCTCTTGCTGCTGCCGCCCTATCTCACCCATGCCGAGCAGGACGGCCTCGCCGCCCATGTCGAGGCGGTGTGTTCGTCGGTCAAGATCGGCGTCATCGTCTACAACCGCGACAATGCGATCCTGCAGCCCGATACGCTGGCGCGCCTCTGCGAGCGCTGCCCGAACCTCGTCGGCTACAAGGACGGCATCGGCGACATCGAGCTGATGACCCGCGTCTACACCAGGCTCGGCGACCGCCTGACCTATATCGGCGGCCTGCCGACGGCAGAGACCTTCGCGCTGCCCTATCTCGACATGGGCGTGACCACCTATTCGTCGGCGGTGTTCAACTTCGTGCCGGAATTCGCGATCAGGTTCTACGCGGCAGTACGCCGGCGCGATCATCAGACCATCCATGCAGGCTTGAAGGATTTCATCCTGCCGCTGATCGCGATACGCAACCGCAAGAAGGGCTATGCGGTCTCGATCATCAAGGCCGGCATGAAGGTGATCGGCCGCCATTCCGGCCCGGTGCGGCCGCCGCTCACCGATCTCACCGAGCAGGAGATCGCCGAGCTCGCGGCGCTGGTGGCTAAGCTGCCGCAGGCCGCGACCCAGCAGGCGGCGGAATAAGCCGGACGGCCAACGACCAAGGGAGGAGCAGATGATTCAGGACACGATCCGCACCGGCTTTGCCGGCGCCCCCGTCGTCACGGCGATGGAGGTGATCCCGGTCGCCGGCCGCGACGGCATGCTCCTCAATCTGAGCGGCGCACATGCGCCGTTCTTCACCCGCAACCTCGTGGTCCTCACCGACAATTCCGGCCACACCGGCGTCGGCGAGGTGCCGGGCGGCGAGAAGATCCGCAAGACGCTCGAGGACGCCCGCGACCTCGTCGTCGGCCAGACCATCGGCGCCTGCAACAACATCCTGGCGTCGATGCGCCGGACCTTCGCCGACCGCGACGCCGGCGGCCGCGGCAAGCAGACTTTCGACCTGCGCGTTACCATCCATGCAGTTACCGCGGTGGAATCCGCGCTGCTCGATCTGCTCGGCCAGCATCTCAATCTTCCGGTCGCAGCGCTGCTCGGCGAAGGCCAGCAGCGCACGAGCGTCGAGACCCTCGGCTATCTCTTCTTCGTCGGCGACCGCAGGAAGACCAGCCTTCCTTACGTCGAGGGTGAGACCGGCAAGGCGGACTGGTTCAACCTGCGCCATCAGGCAGCGATGACGCCGGAGGCGATCGTGCGCCTCGCCGAGGCGACGCAGGCGCATTACGGCTTTGCCGATTTCAAGCTCAAGGGCGGCGTGCTCAAGGGCGAAGAAGAGATCGAGGCCGTCACCGCGATCGCCAAGCGCTTTCCGAAGGCCCGCGTCACGCTCGATCCGAATGGCGCCTGGTCGCTCGACGAGGCGATCCGGCTTTGCAGCAACATGCATGGCGTGCTCGCCTATGCCGAGGACCCCTGCGGCGCGGAGGCCGGCTTCTCCGGCCGCGAGATCATGGCCGAGTTCCGCCGCGCCACGGGGCTACCGACCGCGACCAACATGATCGCGACCGACTGGCGCCAGCTCTCGCATGCGCTTCGGCTCGGGGCGGTCGACATTCCACTCGCCGATCCGCACTTCTGGACCATGCAGGGCTCGGTGCGGGTGGCGCAGACCTGCCGCGACAACGGCCTGACCTGGGGCTCGCACTCCAACAATCATTTCGACATTTCGCTCGCGATGTTCACCCATGTCGGCGCCGCGGCGCCCGGCAAGGTGACCGCGATCGACACTCACTGGATCTGGCAGGACGGCCAGGCGTTGACCAAGGAGCCGCTGCAGATCAAGGGCGGCAAGATCGCGATCCCGGATCGGCCGGGCCTCGGCATCGAGCTCGATCGCGCTGCCATCGAGGCGGCGAACGCGCTATACAAGCAGCATGGCCTCGGCGCCCGCGACGATGCGCTGGCCATGCAGTTCCTGATCCCCGGCTGGACCTTCGACGACAAGCGTCCCTGCCTCGTGCGCTAACAAGAAAGGTTGGAAACATGACCGCTCACCAGAAGAACTTCATCGCCGGCGAATGGGTCGACGGAACGGGCATTACGCAGGACATCAACCCCTCCAACACGGCCGACGTGGTCGGCGAATACGCCAAGGCCGACAAGGCGCAGACCGAAAAGGCGATCGCCGCCGCGAAGGCCGCCTTCCCGGCCTGGGCGCGCTCGACGCCGCAGGAGCGCTTTGACGCACTGACCAAAGTCTCCGTCGAAATCCTCGCCCGCAAGGAAGAGCTGGGCCGCCTGCTGGCGCGCGAGGAAGGCAAGACGCTGCCGGAAGGCATCGGCGAGGTGGCGCGCGCCGGGCAGATCTTTGCGTTCTTCGCCGGCGAGGCGCTGCGGCTGATGGGCGAGAAGGGCGCATCGGTGCGGCCCGGTCTCGATGTCGAGATCACGCGCGAGCCGGTCGGCGTCATCGGCATGATCACGCCGTGGAATTTCCCGATCGCGATCCCGGCCTGGAAGATCGCGCCCGCGCTCTGCTACGGCAATTCAGTGGTGTTCAAGCCGGCCGAGCTGGTGCCGGGCTCCGCGCACGCGCTGTCCGAGATCATCGCGCGCTCCGGTATTCCCCCCGGCGTGTTCAACCTCGTGGTCGGTTCGGGCTCGGTAGTCGGCCAGACCCTTCTCGAACATCCCGATGTCGCCGCGATCTCCTTCACCGGCTCGGTGCAGACCGGCCGCAAGATCGCGCAGGCCTGCGTGCTCTCCAATCCGATGAAGAAGTTCCAGCTCGAGATGGGCGGCAAGAACCCGCTGGTCGTGCTCGACGACGCCGACGTCAAGGTCGCGGTCGAGGTCGCCGTCAACGGCGCCTATTTCTCGACCGGCCAGCGCTGCACGGCCTCCTCGCGCCTGATCGTCACTGCGGGGATTCACGACCGCTTCGTCGCCGCGATGACCGAGCGGATGAAGGGCCTTTCGGTGGATGACGCGCTGAAGAGCGGCGTGCATGTCGGCCCTGTCGTCGACCAGAGCCAGCTCGACCAGGACCTGCGCTACATCAAGATCGGCCAGGACGAAGGCGCCCGCCTGCACTGGGGCGGCGAGTTGCTGAACCGCGAGACGCCCGGCTTCTATCTGCAGCCCGCGCTGTTCACCGAGGCGACCAACCAGATGCGGATCGCCCGTGAGGAGATTTTCGGCCCGGTCGCCTGCGTGATCCGCGCCAAGGATTACGAGGAAGCGCTGGCGATCTCCAACGACACCGAGTTCGGTCTCGCCTCGGGCATCTGCACGTCAAGCCTGAAATACGCTTCGCACTACAAGCGCAACAGCGAGGCCGGCATGGTGATGGTCAATCTGCCGACCGCCGGCGTCGATTACCACGTGCCGTTCGGCGGCCGCAAAGGCTCGAGCTACGGCGCGCGCGAACAGGGCGCCTATGCCCGCGAGTTCTACACCACGGTGAAGACGGCGTACACGTTCCCGGGTTGAGGTTCGTAGGGTGGATTAGCGTCAGCGTAATCCACCATCGGCACCGCACATCAAACATGGCGGGTTACGCCTTCGGCTAACCCGCCCTACAAACTTCCGGAGTCGTCATGGACCAGTCGATCGGCGCGCAGGAGCCCCGCTACATCAAGCTCAACGCGCGCGACAATGTCGCGATCGTCGTGAATGATTTCGGCTTGCCAGCCGGCTCGCGCTTCGCCTGCGGCCTGACGCTGCGCGCCTTCGTGCCGCAGGGCCACAAGACCGCACTAGACGACATCGCGGAGGGCGCGCCGATCATCCGCTATGGCGAGGTGATCGGCCATGCGCTGTCGCCGATCCTGGCCGGCGAATGGGTCGACGAGGCGCGCATCCGCATGCCCGACGCGCCGCCGCTCGATCAGCTCGAGATCGCAACCGCGGTGCCGTCGGCACTGCCGCCGCTCGAAGGTTTTACCTTCGAAGGCTTTCGCAATCCCGACGGCTCGGTCGGCACCAAGAACATCCTCGGCATCTCCTCCTCCGTGCAATGCGTCAAGGGCACGATGGAATACGCAGTCAAGCGCATCCGCGCCGAGCTCTTGCCGAAGTATCCCAATGTCGACGACGTCGTGCCGCTGACGCATGCCTATGGCTGCGGCGTCGCCATCACGGCGCCCGACGCCGTTGTGCCGATCCGCACCCTGCAGAACCTCGCGCTCAATCCGAATTTCGGCGGCGAGATCCTGGTCATTGGCCTCGGCTGCGAGAAGCTCGCGCCGGAGCGGCTGGTGCCGGAAGGCGTCAGCGACGCCATCGTGCGGATGCAGGACGAAGCCTTTGACGGCTTCGGCGCCATCATCGACGCCATCATGACCCAGGCCGAGGCGCGGCTGAAGGTGCTCAACGCCCGCACGCGCGAGACCTGCCCGGCCGCCGATCTCGTGATCGGCCTGCAATGCGGCGGCAGCGATGCGTTCTCCGGCGTCACCGCAAATCCTGCGGTCGGGTTCGCCGCGGACCTCTTGGTGCGGGCTGGCGCGACCGTGATGTTCTCGGAAGTGACCGAGGTGCGCGACGCAATCCAGCTTCTGACCCGCCGCGCCGTCAACGAGGATGTCGGCCGCGCGCTGATCCGCGAGATGGCCTGGTATGACGCCTATCTGGCCCGCGGCGGCGCCGACCGCAGCGCCAACACGACGCCGGGCAACAAGAAGGGCGGGCTCGCCAACATCGTCGAGAAATCCCTGGGCTCGATCGTGAAATCCGGCTCCGGCCCGATCGCGGGCGTGCTGTCGCCGGGCGAGAAGGCGCGGCAGAAGGGCATGCTGTTCGCCGCGACACCGGCCAGCGACTTCATCTGCGGCACGTTGCAGCTCGCCTCCGGCATGACTTTGCAGGTGTTCACGACAGGCCGCGGCACGCCCTATGGCCTTGCCGCAGCCCCCGTCATCAAGGTCGCGACCCGCAGCGAGCTGGCGCGGCGCTGGAAGGACCTGATCGATTTCGATGCCGGCTGCATCGCGACCGGCGAGAAGACGATCGAGGAAACCGGCTGGGACCTGTTCCGCCTGATCCTCGACGTCGCGAGCGGCCGGACCAAGCCGTGGTCGGACCGCTGGGGCATTCATAACGATCTGACGCTGTTCAACCCGGCGCCGGTCACCTAGCAGCAGCGCAGGCCAACCTGCATATGGAAAGTCCGCCGTGACGAGGTCAGCGGCGGACGATCTCGTGGCCTTGGTCAGGATCAGTCGTCGTCGTGATGAATGACGGTCTTGCTGCGATTGCCGAACTCGTCCTGCTTCTTGATCACCGTGGTCCGATCACTGCGCGGCTCACGCTCCCTGATCACCGTGGTGCGGTCACGATCCCGGTCGCGATATTCATGCGACTCGCCGACCGTGACGCCGGCGCCGACGGGACCGGCACGAACACCGATTTCATCGGCGAATGCGGGCGAAGCGATCGCGGTCACCATGGCAGCGGCAAACAGATACTTTCTCATGACGTCTCTCCTCCTCGAGTGGCAATGTGGAGGAGGAACGTCGGGTGCGACAAACCGTTCCTATGTCGCACCTGCTGCAGAGGCTCCCGCGCGAATGCGGAACATCGCGCAGGGAACCTCGCTGAACAGGCATTCACCTGTGTGGCGAAATGCTAATGTTCCACGCGTTGAATAGCCTGATTTGATGGCCCACGTCCCCATCAACAGGAGGACGTTCCATGAAACAATCGCAGCACTTCCTCGACAATGCGGAGAATTGCGCGCAGCTTGCCGAGCGCGCCGACGACGAGCCGACCTACAATCGCTTCAAGCGCATGGAGGCGGCCTGGCGCGCGCTGGCCAAGGAGCAGGATTGGCTCGACGGCGAAACCTCGTCGTCGGAAACCGCAGCCGCAGCTCCGTCGGAAACCGCAGCCCGAATTTGAGCCAGCCCAGGTCTGGAAATCCAAGGTCTGGAAATCCCATGTCTGGAAATGGCCCGCGCGCGACAAATGAGATGTCGCCGCGGGCCGCTTCCTACTCGGCGCTGCGCTGCCGCTGCCAGCGCAGCAGATAGGCCTGCAGCCGCCAGATGATCGCGGACAGCACGACACCGACCAGCATCAAGACCACGACCGCGACCATCATGCCCGAGGCCTCGCCGCGCGCCTCGGACTCGATGATGAGCCGGCCGATGCCACGCTCGGCGCCGATGAACTCGCCGACGATCACGCCGATCAGCGCGAAGGAGATCGCCGGCGTCAGGGAAGCGAACACCCAGGCCATGGTCGAGGGGATCACCACGGTGCGGGTGATCTGCCACTCGCTGGCGCCAAGCAGCCGCGCCGCGTTGGTGAAACCCTCGTCGATCGAACGCGCGCCCTCGAAAGTGTTGAAGAACACCAGGAACACCACGACGATCCAGGAGGTGACGATCTTCGACATGTCGCCGATCCCGAACGCCAGCACGATGATCGGCGCCAGCGCGATCCGCGGGATCGAATTCACCGCGGTGATGAACGGCTGGAAGATCGCGCTGAGCCGATCGGAGCGCCCGAGGATCAGCCCGGCGGCGAAGCCAGAGACCACGCCGGTGACGAAGCCGAAGAAGGTGTTCTTCAGCGTGATCGCCGTCGCGGCCCAGAGATTGTTCTCGTTGCGCGCCAAGCATTTTGCGAACTCGCCGTTGAACCAGCCGTTGAAGACGCCGAGCTTGGTCGTCAGGCAGCTCTGGATCAGGAAGTTGTCGAAGATCATCGACGGCTTCGAGATGAAGTACGGATCGAGCAGGTCGGGCACCAGCCACGGCAGCTTGGTGCGCAGATCGTAGCCCCATTGCCACACCGACAGCACGACGGCGCAGATCAGGACCTGCCAGCCGATCGTGCTGAGCATGCCGTATCGCCTCATGCGCTGCGGCCCTTGACGAATTCCTCACCGAGCGAGTGCCAGATGTGCTGGAACAGCTCGGCATAGCGCGGAGTCTCACGCACCTTCACCGCATCACGCGGGCGCGCGAAGTCGACTGCGAACATGTCCTTGATGCGGCCCGGCCGCGCCGAGAACAGGATGATGCGATCGGCCAAGGTCAGCGCCTCGCCGAGATCGTGGGTCACGAACAGCACGGTCTGCTGCTCGCGCTCCCAGATCCGAAGCAGCACCTCGTGCATGTCGATCTTGGTGTGAGTGTCGAGCGCGCCGAACGGCTCGTCCATCAGCAGGATCTGCGGCTCGACGATCAACGTCCGCATCAGCGCCGCGCGCTGCCGCATGCCGCCCGACAGCGCCGACGGATAGGCGCTCTCGAATCCCTTCAAGCCTGCCTGCGCGACACATTGCGCGATGCGCTCTTTCCGCTCCTGAGCCGGTACGCCTGATAGTTCCAGCCCATAGCCGATGTTGTCGCCGACGGTCCGCCAGGGAAACAGCGTGTCGCGCTGGAAGACGTAGCCGACATTCGGCGTCGCCTTGCCGGGAATGACGCGCTTGCCGTCGATCAGGATCTCGCCGCCGGTGGGGCGGATCAGCGAGGCGATCATGTTGAGCACCGTGCTCTTGCCGGAGCCCGACGGCCCAAGCAGCGCGACGAACTCGCCGCGGCGGACGTCGAAAGAGACATCGCGCACCGCCTCGATCGTGGTCTTCGCAAGCTGGAACGACTTGCTCAGGCCCTTGACCTCGACGCGGCGGTCGGCCGAGGCGCGCGGCGACAGGGTTGCGCTTGTCTCGAGCGCACTCAACCCGGATAGGCCTTTCGCGCCGCGTCAATGAGAGTGGAGTTGACCACCTCGGCGATCTTGAGCGGCTTGATGCCGGTCATCTCGCGGAACCAGACCTTTTCGCCGCGCGCGAAGCTCGCCGCGTCGACAATACCCTCATAGTCCGCGACCTTCTGGATCGCTGATATCTCCAGCAGATTGGCATCGCGCGAGGTGCTGCCGACATAGGGCTCGATGGCATCATAGACCTCGGCCGCCTTGTGCGTCTTGATCCATTGCGATGCGCGCCATAGCGCGGTGACATAGGCCTGCATCTTGGCCGGATCCTTGTCGATGGTGGCCTGCAGCGTGAAATGCGCTGTTACCGGTACCTTGCCGCCGATATGCTTGTTCCAGATCGCCTCGTCGGTGCCGTCGAACAGCAATTCGCCCCAGCCCTGCTGCTGCGCCTCGTTCAACAGCGACAGCGAAGAGACCAGGATGTCGACCTGCTTCGATTTCAGCGACCCCAGCATGGTGTCGACATTGCCGGTGCCGATCCAGGTCACCTTGTCGTCGAGTCCCATGGTTTCCATGTAGTAGGATGCCCAGACATGGTTGGTGCCGCCAAGCGAGGAGACCGAGACGATCGGCTTGCGGCCGTCGGGCCGTTTCCACTGCGTGAAGGCCTCCAGCGAATTGATGCCCTGGTCCTTCAGATCCTTGCGCAGGATGAACATCACCGAGTTCGACCGTGTGTCGACCGGCAGCAGCACACGCGCGGCGCGGCCGTGATTGGTCAGCTGCATCGGATGGGTGACGTCGCCGATCCCGATGTCGCCCTGCGACGAGGCGATGATCTCGCGGGTCTTCACGCCGCTGCCGCCCTGCACCAGCTTGCAGTCGAGCCCGGCTTCCTTGAAGTAGCCGATGCGGTCCGCAACGAATTGCGTCTGATAGACCGGCACCGCGACCGGATAGATCGCGCGGCCGGTGGCCGCCTGCGCCCATCCACGCCCGGTCGCCAGCGCCGCACCGCCCGCGGCGATCACCGTCAGTGCCGATCGCCTTGAAAGGTGGGGCGTGGTGAGGCGCGCCATCACGCGTGCTCCTTCGCCGAGATCTTGTCGAGCGCGACGAGCACGGCGTCGCCCATCTGGGCGGTCGACAGCTTCTTCGCCCCGGCCTCGGCGATATCGGCGGTGCGCGCGCCGGAGGCGAGCGCGGCGTGCACCGCCTGCTCCAGCAGGTCGGCATCCTCAGGGCGATTCAGCGTCAGGCGCAGCAGCATCGCGACGCTGAGGATCGAGCCGAGCGGATTGGCGATGCCCTTGCCCGCGATATCGGGCGCGCTGCCATGCACCGGCTCATACAGCGCCTTGCGCCGGCCGAAGCGATCCACCGGGCCGAGCGAGGCCGACGGCAACATGCCGAGCGAGCCCGAGGCCATCGCCGCGCAGTCGGACAGGATGTCGCCGAAGATGTTGCCCGTCACCATGACATCGAACTGCCGCGGCTCGCGCACGATCTGCATCGCGGCGTTGTCGACATAGAGATGGGTCAGCTCGACGTCGGAGAACTCCTCCTTGTGCAGCCTGATCACCTCCTCGCGCCAGACCACGCTGGTCTCCAGCACATTGGCCTTGTCGACCGAGCAGACCTTGTTGCGCCGGGTCCGCGCCAGCTCGAACGCCGAGCGCGCCACGCGGCGGATCTGGTTCGTCGTGTACTGCTCGGTGTTGAAGCCGCGGCGCTGGCCATCCGGTAAGGTCTCGATGCCGCGCGGCTCCCCGAAATAGATGCCGCTGGTCAATTCGCGGATGATGACGAAGTCGACACCGTCGAGCACCTCGGGCTTGAGCGGCGCGGATGCCGACAGCGCCGGGCTCGCCACGATCGGCCGCAAATTGGCGTAGAGATCGTATTTGCTGCGCATGCCCAAGAGGCTGCCGGCCTTGCGCGCCGCGGCCGGCACTTCGGTCGTTTCCGGCCCGCCGGTCGCGCCCCACAGGATGGCGTCGGCCTCGTCCATCGCCTCCGCGGTATCCTCCGGCAGCACCTTGCCGGTCGCCAGATACGGGATCAGGCCGTATTGCGCCTCGCGCAAGGTCATCGGCACGTTCCGTTTAGCCGCGAACCACTCGAGCACGCGGCGCGACTGCGCGGTGACCTCGGGACCGATGCCCTCGCCGCCGACGACGGCGACCTTGACCATGTTGGATTGCGTGCTCATGCAGATGTCCTTGAAACGGGTGTCCTTGAAGCGGGTGTGCTCTGAAAATGAATCCAGGGTCGCGCCATGCGGTCGGCAGCCTGGAAGGCGTGGATCTCGTCGTCGCGCTGCAATGTCAGCGCCACCTCGTCGAGTCCCTTCAACAGCCCTTCGCGCCGCCGCGGATCGATCTCGAAGGAATGCCGCGCGCCTGACGGCGAGACGATGGTTTGCGCCTCGAGGTCGATCGAGACCTTGCCGGCGCCCTGCGTCGCCGCGATGTCGGCGGCAAGGGAATCCACCACGGCCTTGTCGACGACGACAGGCAGGATGCCGTTCTGGAAGCAGTTGGCGAAGAAGATGTCGCCGAAGCCGGAGCCGATGACGGCGCGAATGCCGCGCTCCTGCAGCGACCACACCGCGCCCTCGCGCGACGAGCCGCAGCCGAAGTTCGGTCCGGTCACCAAAATCTCAGCATCGCGATACGGCTCGCGGTTGAGGATGAAATCCGGATTCTCCGAGCCGTCGGCCAGATAGCGCAGCGAGCCGAACGCCCATTTGCCGAGCGTGCCGCGGATCGAATTGCCGACCAGGCGCTCGATGCGGATGATCACGTCGGTATCGATATTGGCGCGCATGATCGGCGCAGCGGTCGCGGTGAGCTTGTCGAACGGTTTTGGCATCACTGGCGCCCCATCATCCTGACATCGGCGATCGCGCCGGCAATGGCTGAGGCCGCCGCACTCGCGGGGCTCGCCAGATGTGTCCGCGCGCGTGGCCCCTGCCGGCCGACGAAATTGCGGTTCGAGGTCGAGACCGAACGCTGCCCGGGCGCCACCACCTCGCCATTGGCGGCAAGGCACATCGAGCAGCCCGGCTCGCGCCACTCGAAGCCGGCGTCGATGAAGATCTTGTCGAGCCCTTCGGCGACCGCCTCGCGCTTGACGTTTTCCGAGCCCGGCACCACCCAGGCGCGGACGCCGGCGGCGACCTTGCGGCCGCGCGCGACCTCGGCCGCGGCGCGCAGATCGCTCAGCCGGCTGTTGGTGCAGGAGCCGATGAACACCCAGTCGACCGGCGTGCCGGCGATCGGCGCGCCGCCCTGCAGGCCCATATACTCGAGCGCGGTCTCGATCGCGGCGCGCCGCAAGGGATCGTCGACCGACTTCGGATCGGGAATGAGGCCATCGACGCCGACGACATGCTCGGGGCTGATGCCCCAGGTCACCTGCGGGATGATCTTTTCGACATCGATCACGACCTCGCGGTCGAACACCGCATCGGGATCGCTCGGCAATTCGCGCCATGCCTTGACCGCGAGATCCCACATCTCGCCCTGCGGCGCATAGGGACGGCCGCGCAGGAATTCGAATGTTGTCTCGTCGGGCGCCACCATGCCCATCTTGGCGCCGAGCTCGATCGAGAGGTTGCAGATCGTCAGCCGGCCTTCGATCGGCAGCGCACGGATCGCACTGCCGGCATATTCGACCGCGTAGCCGGTGCCGCCGGCGGCGCCGATATGGCCGATCAGCGCGAGGATCATGTCCTTGGCAGTGACGCCGAGCGGCAGCTTGCCCTCGAAGCGCGCGCGCATCGTCTTCGGCCGGCGCTGGATCAGCGCCTGCGTCGCCAGCACATGGGTGAGCTCGCTCGATCCGATGCCGAAAGCGAGCGCGCCGAGGCCGCCATGGGTGCAGGTGTGGCTGTCGCCGCAGACGATCGTCGCGCCCGGCAGGCTCAAGCCGAGTTCCGGCCCGATGACGTGGACGATGCCCTGGCCGGGCTGGTCGACATCGAACAGCGTGATGCCGCTCGCCGCCGTCTCGGTCCGCAGCGCGGCCAGCAATTCCATGCCGATCTTGCTGGTTCCGGCGCGGCCGGGCGCCGTGGAGAGCGCGTGGTCCGGCGTCGCAAACGTCAGTTCGGGATTGTGAACCTTGAGGCCACGGCTCTTGAGATCGAGCAGGCCGCGCGAGCCGCCGAGATCGTGCAGCAGATGGCGGTCGATATGCAGGAGGTCCGTGTCCTCGCTGAGGCGGGCAATGACATGCTGGTCCCAGATCTTCTCAAGCAAACTTCGTCCGGGCATCCGCCTTCCCCCGCTCTCTGCGTTTCCATGCGGCTTGATCTTATTGACGCCAATCTGTGCCAAAGTTGTCGTCAAGTGAAGCGGTTTTGCCCTAACATCACATATGTGATGGAGGCGCGGTCATTGACCCGCCGCGGAGACAGCCATGCCGAACGCGAATAAGACGGCCATCGTCAAATCGGCCATGCGGTCGTTTGCGGTTCTGGAGTTCTTTCGGGAAACAAAGCGGGCTGCTTCCGTGACTGAAATAGCTTCCGCGCTGGAGATGCCCCAATCGAGCACGTCCGTGTTGCTTCGCAGCCTCGTTGAATTGAACTACCTTGAATACGACCGACAGACCCGGCGCTTCATCCCCAGCTACCGGGTCAATCTGCTTGGTGATTGGATCCGCCGTTCTCCGTTCCGTGATCGAAAGCTCACCGATCTGATGGAGGAACTCTGGACCGCAACGGGCGGCGAGACCGTCATGCTTGGACAACAGGCCGGCGCCGCCGGGATGCGATATCTACACGTTGTCCCCGGCGGCAATCAGCTTCAGTTCATTGCAAATGCCGGTCAAATACGACCGATGGTTCGCACCGCGCTCGGACACGTGCTGCTGAGCCAAATGCCAAACACCAAAATTCGCGGTATCATCCGTCGCAACAACGCTGAGGAGCCGAGTCAGTCGGCGCGCGTTCGCGAAGCGGCCTTTCTCGAAGAGGTCGAGCGCATCCGCCGCCGCGGCTTTTCCGAGTCGAGCGGCCGCA from Bradyrhizobium sp. B124 includes:
- a CDS encoding ABC transporter permease encodes the protein MRRYGMLSTIGWQVLICAVVLSVWQWGYDLRTKLPWLVPDLLDPYFISKPSMIFDNFLIQSCLTTKLGVFNGWFNGEFAKCLARNENNLWAATAITLKNTFFGFVTGVVSGFAAGLILGRSDRLSAIFQPFITAVNSIPRIALAPIIVLAFGIGDMSKIVTSWIVVVFLVFFNTFEGARSIDEGFTNAARLLGASEWQITRTVVIPSTMAWVFASLTPAISFALIGVIVGEFIGAERGIGRLIIESEARGEASGMMVAVVVLMLVGVVLSAIIWRLQAYLLRWQRQRSAE
- a CDS encoding ABC transporter substrate-binding protein encodes the protein MARLTTPHLSRRSALTVIAAGGAALATGRGWAQAATGRAIYPVAVPVYQTQFVADRIGYFKEAGLDCKLVQGGSGVKTREIIASSQGDIGIGDVTHPMQLTNHGRAARVLLPVDTRSNSVMFILRKDLKDQGINSLEAFTQWKRPDGRKPIVSVSSLGGTNHVWASYYMETMGLDDKVTWIGTGNVDTMLGSLKSKQVDILVSSLSLLNEAQQQGWGELLFDGTDEAIWNKHIGGKVPVTAHFTLQATIDKDPAKMQAYVTALWRASQWIKTHKAAEVYDAIEPYVGSTSRDANLLEISAIQKVADYEGIVDAASFARGEKVWFREMTGIKPLKIAEVVNSTLIDAARKAYPG
- a CDS encoding ABC transporter ATP-binding protein gives rise to the protein MSALETSATLSPRASADRRVEVKGLSKSFQLAKTTIEAVRDVSFDVRRGEFVALLGPSGSGKSTVLNMIASLIRPTGGEILIDGKRVIPGKATPNVGYVFQRDTLFPWRTVGDNIGYGLELSGVPAQERKERIAQCVAQAGLKGFESAYPSALSGGMRQRAALMRTLIVEPQILLMDEPFGALDTHTKIDMHEVLLRIWEREQQTVLFVTHDLGEALTLADRIILFSARPGRIKDMFAVDFARPRDAVKVRETPRYAELFQHIWHSLGEEFVKGRSA
- the leuC gene encoding 3-isopropylmalate dehydratase large subunit, coding for MPGRSLLEKIWDQHVIARLSEDTDLLHIDRHLLHDLGGSRGLLDLKSRGLKVHNPELTFATPDHALSTAPGRAGTSKIGMELLAALRTETAASGITLFDVDQPGQGIVHVIGPELGLSLPGATIVCGDSHTCTHGGLGALAFGIGSSELTHVLATQALIQRRPKTMRARFEGKLPLGVTAKDMILALIGHIGAAGGTGYAVEYAGSAIRALPIEGRLTICNLSIELGAKMGMVAPDETTFEFLRGRPYAPQGEMWDLAVKAWRELPSDPDAVFDREVVIDVEKIIPQVTWGISPEHVVGVDGLIPDPKSVDDPLRRAAIETALEYMGLQGGAPIAGTPVDWVFIGSCTNSRLSDLRAAAEVARGRKVAAGVRAWVVPGSENVKREAVAEGLDKIFIDAGFEWREPGCSMCLAANGEVVAPGQRSVSTSNRNFVGRQGPRARTHLASPASAAASAIAGAIADVRMMGRQ
- the leuD gene encoding 3-isopropylmalate dehydratase small subunit, with protein sequence MPKPFDKLTATAAPIMRANIDTDVIIRIERLVGNSIRGTLGKWAFGSLRYLADGSENPDFILNREPYRDAEILVTGPNFGCGSSREGAVWSLQERGIRAVIGSGFGDIFFANCFQNGILPVVVDKAVVDSLAADIAATQGAGKVSIDLEAQTIVSPSGARHSFEIDPRRREGLLKGLDEVALTLQRDDEIHAFQAADRMARPWIHFQSTPASRTPVSRTSA
- the leuB gene encoding 3-isopropylmalate dehydrogenase, which gives rise to MSTQSNMVKVAVVGGEGIGPEVTAQSRRVLEWFAAKRNVPMTLREAQYGLIPYLATGKVLPEDTAEAMDEADAILWGATGGPETTEVPAAARKAGSLLGMRSKYDLYANLRPIVASPALSASAPLKPEVLDGVDFVIIRELTSGIYFGEPRGIETLPDGQRRGFNTEQYTTNQIRRVARSAFELARTRRNKVCSVDKANVLETSVVWREEVIRLHKEEFSDVELTHLYVDNAAMQIVREPRQFDVMVTGNIFGDILSDCAAMASGSLGMLPSASLGPVDRFGRRKALYEPVHGSAPDIAGKGIANPLGSILSVAMLLRLTLNRPEDADLLEQAVHAALASGARTADIAEAGAKKLSTAQMGDAVLVALDKISAKEHA